The following coding sequences lie in one Sinorhizobium fredii USDA 257 genomic window:
- a CDS encoding NAD-dependent epimerase/dehydratase family protein, with amino-acid sequence MSTAIILGGTGQIGLAVAERLARDGWKVRLVSRTPPPIFGPWQHVVADREDPAALRKALAGGAELLLDCVAFDVRHADQLLEFRDSVGRLALISSASVYCDATGRTLDEASQLGFPAYPLPIPEDHRTVEPGPQTYSTRKVAIERRLLDEAIIPVTVLRPCAIHGPYSKHAREWWFVKRLLDGRKRIPLAYGGRSRFQTTSTQAIAEALCFSLNSNGSQVLNVVDADAPTVAEIGRAIMNAMERQADLLGLPDAPYPPTFGATPWSVEKPIFCASSVPNAETYAERVTHAVRWLIAATPGRDWREILRQLAAYPWQHFDYDVDDQALAIEGAEDLAI; translated from the coding sequence ATGTCCACTGCAATCATTCTCGGGGGAACCGGTCAGATCGGCCTTGCCGTTGCCGAGCGTCTTGCCCGCGACGGTTGGAAGGTCCGGCTCGTCAGCCGGACCCCGCCACCAATCTTTGGTCCATGGCAGCACGTTGTCGCCGACCGCGAGGATCCTGCTGCACTCCGCAAAGCCCTTGCGGGCGGAGCGGAATTGCTACTCGACTGCGTCGCGTTCGACGTACGACATGCCGATCAGCTGCTGGAATTTCGGGATAGTGTCGGGCGCCTGGCTTTAATCTCCAGTGCCAGCGTTTACTGCGATGCGACGGGCCGGACGCTCGACGAGGCAAGCCAACTTGGCTTTCCCGCTTACCCACTGCCGATCCCCGAAGATCATCGTACGGTTGAGCCGGGGCCACAGACCTATTCGACGAGAAAGGTCGCGATCGAGCGTCGTCTTTTGGATGAGGCAATAATTCCGGTCACCGTCCTGCGACCCTGCGCGATCCACGGTCCTTACAGCAAGCACGCGAGGGAATGGTGGTTCGTAAAGCGTCTGCTCGACGGTCGCAAACGCATCCCCCTGGCTTATGGCGGTCGTAGCCGGTTTCAGACCACCTCGACGCAAGCGATCGCTGAGGCGCTGTGCTTCTCGCTGAACTCCAATGGGTCGCAGGTGCTGAACGTGGTAGACGCCGACGCGCCGACTGTCGCTGAAATCGGCCGCGCAATCATGAACGCGATGGAGCGGCAAGCCGATCTTCTGGGGCTTCCGGACGCGCCCTATCCCCCGACCTTCGGCGCGACGCCGTGGTCGGTCGAAAAACCGATATTCTGCGCCTCCTCAGTTCCAAATGCCGAAACCTATGCAGAGCGGGTCACGCACGCGGTGCGCTGGCTGATCGCGGCGACACCAGGCCGGGACTGGCGCGAGATACTTCGGCAGCTCGCCGCCTATCCTTGGCAACACTTTGACTATGATGTTGATGATCAAGCGCTCGCCATAGAGGGCGCGGAAGATCTCGCCATTTGA
- the ctaD gene encoding cytochrome c oxidase subunit I: MKLPNPDPRPKGEVRDLERIWASPRGWRLVTAVNNTTVGLLYLGVAFLFFLLAGVLAILMRTQLAVGDNRLISQDLYNQMFTVHGTTMMFLFAVPAVEALGVMLLPQMLAARDLPFPRLSAFAIWAYVVGGLVFFSTIFYDLAPKGGWFMYPPLTLTEYSPGDNADFWLLGIGFIEISAIAGAIEIVVGVLRTRPPGMSLAKMPIFAWTMLIFASMIMFAFPAVILATMMLELERAFAWPFFTAALGGDPLLWQHLFWFFGHPEVYIIFLPAAGLVSMIVPTMARTPLVGYHLIVVALIGVGFFSFGLWVHHMFATGIPALSLAFFSAASMTVAIPSGIQVFAWIATIAAGRERFRITTASLFILGFLFIFTLGGLTGVMLAMVPFDYQVHDTYFVVAHFHYVLIGGFVFPLFAAFYYWTPLFSRRMLSERLGRWVFWLMFIGFNIAFLPMHLTGLKGMPRRVWTYPADIGWETLNIVSTIGTYVLAAGVVLFLIDLVSNFRLGKGAVENPWEAGTLEWLPNDVYSTRSIPHVTGREPLWDRPSLPEEVRAGHHYLPNAPTGGRETIVTSPINAHPQYVIQMPGPGWSPFLAAVFTAAFFLLLTVKLVMIAILCGVIAIAFCLVWAWGLDPGPSKGMIEVAKGMKLPTYMTGPSSHSWWAMVILMFVGGSLYFAYVFSYLFLWLVSPDVWAGSPALPFASWPLTAAALLMIGGGSLWLASRTFERIAVSRLATAAVLLLSLGCLMSALGLEVLGHLLSGLRPGGNAYGAMVYLGAVLFGQLAFALLIMGLFTIARHLAGKLDKERRVTFDNYVLLYQFTVTQSLLGLALIHGFPRLVG, translated from the coding sequence ATGAAACTGCCCAATCCCGATCCCCGGCCGAAAGGAGAAGTTCGCGATCTCGAGCGTATTTGGGCAAGCCCGCGCGGCTGGCGGCTCGTGACGGCTGTCAATAACACCACCGTCGGCCTTCTTTATCTCGGTGTGGCGTTCCTCTTCTTCCTGTTGGCGGGTGTGCTGGCCATCCTCATGCGCACGCAACTGGCCGTCGGCGACAATCGGCTCATCAGTCAAGATCTCTACAATCAGATGTTTACCGTCCACGGCACGACGATGATGTTCCTGTTTGCCGTACCGGCTGTGGAGGCGCTCGGCGTCATGCTGCTGCCACAGATGCTCGCGGCTCGCGACCTGCCGTTTCCGCGTCTCAGTGCCTTCGCCATCTGGGCCTATGTCGTCGGCGGACTGGTCTTCTTCTCGACGATCTTCTACGACCTGGCGCCCAAAGGCGGCTGGTTCATGTATCCGCCGCTGACGCTGACGGAATATTCTCCGGGCGACAACGCTGACTTCTGGCTGCTTGGCATCGGCTTCATCGAGATCTCGGCCATTGCCGGGGCAATCGAAATCGTCGTCGGCGTGCTCAGAACCCGGCCACCGGGAATGTCGCTTGCCAAGATGCCGATCTTCGCCTGGACGATGCTGATTTTCGCCAGCATGATCATGTTCGCCTTTCCCGCGGTGATCCTGGCAACAATGATGCTGGAGCTTGAGCGGGCGTTCGCCTGGCCTTTCTTCACTGCAGCGCTCGGGGGCGATCCACTCCTTTGGCAGCATCTCTTCTGGTTCTTCGGGCATCCGGAAGTCTACATCATCTTCCTTCCGGCCGCCGGCCTCGTCTCGATGATCGTACCGACCATGGCGCGCACGCCGCTCGTCGGTTACCACCTGATCGTGGTGGCACTGATCGGCGTCGGCTTTTTCAGCTTCGGGCTGTGGGTGCACCATATGTTCGCGACTGGCATTCCGGCGCTGAGCCTCGCCTTCTTCTCCGCCGCCAGCATGACGGTCGCCATACCGTCGGGGATCCAGGTGTTCGCCTGGATCGCGACAATTGCCGCCGGTCGAGAGCGGTTTCGCATCACGACCGCGTCGCTCTTCATCCTCGGCTTCCTGTTCATCTTCACATTGGGTGGCTTGACGGGCGTGATGCTGGCCATGGTGCCGTTCGACTATCAGGTGCACGACACCTATTTCGTGGTCGCGCATTTCCATTACGTCCTGATCGGCGGGTTCGTATTCCCTCTTTTTGCCGCCTTCTACTACTGGACACCCTTGTTCAGCCGGCGAATGCTCTCCGAGCGGCTGGGCCGCTGGGTGTTCTGGCTGATGTTCATCGGCTTCAACATCGCCTTCCTGCCGATGCACTTGACCGGGCTCAAGGGCATGCCGCGGCGCGTGTGGACCTATCCGGCGGATATCGGCTGGGAGACGCTGAACATCGTTTCCACAATCGGCACCTACGTCCTGGCCGCCGGAGTCGTGCTTTTCTTGATCGATCTCGTCAGCAACTTCCGCCTCGGAAAAGGTGCCGTGGAAAATCCCTGGGAGGCGGGCACGCTTGAATGGTTGCCGAACGACGTCTATTCCACCCGCAGCATACCCCACGTCACCGGTCGCGAGCCCCTCTGGGACAGGCCGAGCCTGCCTGAGGAAGTGCGCGCCGGGCACCATTACCTGCCCAATGCCCCCACGGGCGGCCGGGAAACGATCGTGACGTCCCCGATCAATGCCCACCCGCAATATGTCATTCAGATGCCTGGACCAGGCTGGTCGCCATTTCTCGCCGCGGTCTTCACGGCAGCCTTCTTCCTGCTGCTGACGGTCAAGCTCGTGATGATCGCCATCCTCTGCGGGGTGATCGCCATCGCCTTCTGTCTCGTCTGGGCCTGGGGACTCGACCCCGGACCGTCCAAGGGCATGATAGAGGTGGCGAAGGGAATGAAGCTGCCGACCTACATGACCGGACCGTCCTCGCACTCCTGGTGGGCCATGGTCATCCTGATGTTCGTCGGGGGCTCTCTCTACTTTGCCTATGTTTTCTCCTATCTGTTCCTTTGGCTTGTCTCACCCGATGTCTGGGCAGGATCTCCGGCACTGCCGTTCGCCTCCTGGCCGTTGACCGCCGCCGCGCTCCTGATGATCGGGGGCGGCTCGTTGTGGCTTGCCAGCCGGACATTCGAAAGGATTGCCGTATCTCGCCTGGCAACCGCAGCGGTTCTGCTGTTGTCGCTCGGGTGCCTGATGAGCGCCCTGGGGCTTGAAGTGCTGGGGCATCTGCTGAGCGGTCTGCGGCCCGGCGGCAACGCCTATGGAGCAATGGTCTATCTCGGCGCTGTCCTCTTCGGTCAACTCGCCTTCGCCTTGCTGATCATGGGCCTGTTCACGATCGCCCGGCATCTCGCCGGCAAGCTGGACAAGGAGCGTCGGGTTACCTTCGACAACTACGTATTGTTGTATCAGTTCACCGTCACGCAGTCGCTGCTCGGACTGGCACTGATCCATGGTTTTCCGCGTCTTGTCGGGTAG
- a CDS encoding cytochrome c oxidase subunit II translates to MRSAVSIAPLTLLLLQGCTGVQSVFDPSGTEAERINTLAWTLILLSTAVLAVVCLIAAGALWGGERRRARISRERLVIGGGLVFPTLTLSILLSYGFYLMGSGLPAARSDGRLRIEVVGERWWWRVTYVDDSGRRAESANEIRLPVGRPVEVELTSTNVIHSFWVPRLAGKLDMIPGRTNILTLRATKAGISRGQCAEYCGGAHAFMSFYVIAMPPDQFDAWLVEEADDARIPTGANPAAGQALFLSAGCGACHAVRGTEARGTIGPDLTHVGSRRSLAAATLENDADAFARWIRDSQHVKPENLMPSYGIFTESERSQLASYLDQLR, encoded by the coding sequence ATGAGGTCTGCCGTATCGATCGCGCCGCTCACGCTTCTCCTCTTGCAAGGCTGCACCGGCGTGCAGTCCGTCTTCGATCCCTCCGGTACCGAGGCCGAGCGCATCAACACCCTCGCCTGGACGCTCATTCTATTGTCTACCGCAGTTCTCGCTGTCGTCTGTCTTATCGCGGCTGGAGCGCTCTGGGGCGGCGAGCGCCGGCGGGCGCGCATTTCCCGCGAGAGACTGGTGATCGGAGGCGGCCTCGTTTTTCCGACCCTAACCCTCAGCATCCTGCTCAGCTATGGCTTCTACCTCATGGGATCCGGCTTACCTGCCGCGCGGAGCGACGGCAGATTGCGCATTGAGGTCGTAGGCGAACGCTGGTGGTGGCGGGTCACCTATGTCGACGACAGCGGTCGACGTGCAGAGAGCGCCAACGAGATCCGGCTGCCTGTCGGGCGGCCGGTAGAGGTTGAGCTGACATCGACCAACGTCATTCATAGCTTCTGGGTTCCCCGACTGGCCGGCAAGCTCGACATGATTCCCGGCCGCACGAACATCTTGACGCTTCGAGCGACAAAGGCCGGGATCAGCCGTGGCCAGTGTGCCGAATATTGCGGCGGCGCGCATGCTTTCATGTCCTTCTATGTCATAGCAATGCCGCCAGATCAGTTTGACGCCTGGCTTGTTGAGGAGGCAGACGATGCCCGTATTCCCACCGGCGCTAATCCGGCGGCAGGGCAAGCGCTTTTCCTCTCCGCCGGGTGCGGCGCATGTCACGCGGTCCGCGGGACAGAGGCACGGGGCACGATCGGCCCGGATTTGACGCATGTCGGCAGCCGCCGCTCGCTTGCCGCCGCAACACTCGAGAACGATGCGGACGCCTTCGCCCGCTGGATCCGCGACAGCCAGCACGTGAAGCCGGAGAATCTGATGCCGTCTTACGGCATCTTCACCGAAAGCGAACGGTCGCAGCTTGCCTCCTATCTGGACCAGTTGAGGTGA
- a CDS encoding ZIP family metal transporter produces MDGQLVVVLAVAICAAVASPLGGLIAILLNPTTLLLSIFVGYAGGVLMGTFAFEMMPKALEQSSLLIASGGFALGFGLVYGLDFYINRGALAGPKSSQRRWVEGYHKRRAPRGSQVTVLAGATSVEELIEGLTIGVGSAIDPTVAVIAGLAVGIDNIAEALSIGALQREENQERYAWPIFKWTGLIGISLFGSAMLGWFLFRNLSEVILGFLLATGGGGMFYLAVTDLIPEAEEHQYQESAAISIAAGFLTVFVLSEVL; encoded by the coding sequence ATGGACGGCCAGCTGGTGGTTGTTCTCGCGGTCGCTATCTGCGCCGCCGTGGCATCTCCGCTCGGCGGCCTCATAGCCATCCTGCTCAATCCGACGACACTGCTGCTCTCCATTTTCGTAGGCTATGCGGGTGGCGTTTTGATGGGCACCTTCGCGTTCGAGATGATGCCAAAGGCCTTAGAGCAGTCATCACTCTTGATTGCTTCCGGCGGCTTCGCCCTCGGTTTCGGCCTAGTTTATGGCCTTGATTTCTATATCAATCGTGGCGCATTGGCAGGCCCGAAATCCTCGCAGAGACGCTGGGTGGAGGGATATCACAAGCGCCGGGCGCCGCGCGGCAGCCAGGTGACCGTGCTTGCCGGAGCCACGAGCGTTGAGGAGCTCATCGAAGGGCTGACCATCGGCGTTGGCTCTGCGATCGATCCGACGGTGGCAGTCATTGCCGGCTTGGCGGTCGGAATAGACAATATCGCGGAGGCGCTCAGCATCGGCGCCCTCCAGCGTGAGGAAAACCAGGAACGCTATGCCTGGCCCATCTTCAAGTGGACCGGCCTGATCGGGATTTCCCTATTTGGTTCCGCAATGCTGGGGTGGTTTCTTTTCCGGAATTTGTCTGAGGTCATACTCGGCTTCCTGCTCGCCACTGGCGGTGGAGGCATGTTTTATCTCGCTGTGACGGATCTTATTCCAGAAGCCGAGGAACACCAGTACCAGGAATCCGCGGCGATCTCGATCGCCGCCGGATTTCTCACGGTCTTTGTGCTCTCCGAGGTGCTTTAG
- a CDS encoding DUF2231 domain-containing protein: MSLGHSPSTATIPRYSIHSLFAAFPIACFTLALVTDIAFWQTAHVMWQNFSAWLLFAGVALGAIAALAGAVEFVVRRDTRAPREVLPHAICYLVILVIAFVNNLVHAADGWTAVVPYGLILSAVTVFVIVVAAVLDRALLYRAHTGVSKYG; this comes from the coding sequence ATGAGCCTGGGACACTCCCCATCGACAGCCACGATCCCGCGCTATTCGATCCATTCGCTGTTCGCAGCGTTTCCGATCGCTTGTTTCACCCTGGCGCTTGTGACCGACATCGCCTTTTGGCAAACGGCGCATGTGATGTGGCAGAATTTTTCGGCCTGGCTGCTCTTTGCCGGAGTGGCTTTGGGGGCCATCGCGGCCTTGGCCGGCGCGGTCGAATTCGTGGTTCGCCGGGATACACGCGCACCTCGTGAGGTATTGCCTCATGCAATCTGTTACTTGGTCATTCTTGTGATTGCTTTCGTCAACAATCTTGTCCACGCGGCCGATGGCTGGACCGCCGTCGTTCCTTACGGCCTGATTCTCTCGGCTGTGACCGTGTTTGTGATAGTCGTCGCTGCCGTACTCGATCGCGCTCTGCTCTATCGAGCTCACACCGGGGTGAGCAAATATGGGTAG
- a CDS encoding PQQ-dependent sugar dehydrogenase: protein MGRPASPRVLALAVGSVVTFALAGCGDDGADFDVSQQIGPDPVLPEPTSELFPDMRIAEVVGWREGEAPKVPEGLSVSAYATKLVNPRTLHTLPNGDVLVVQSREPPGKPTTRPKDLIRGWIMSMARGGGGPKGESNLITLLRDTNRDGQVDERNNLLTGLNSPFGLAWHGGTLYVAAADAILAYPYELGQTAISGTPRVLTPLPGGPINHHWTKDLALSPDGRYLYASVGSNSNVAEHGLESEKGRAAIWQVDRETGAARVFASGLRNPNGLIFHPQTGVLWTVVNERDELGPNLVPDYMTSVQEGGFYGWPWSYFGDHVDERVHPPRPNMVEKAIAPDYALSSHVAALGLVFSNGSALPEPFANGAFIGEHGSWNRSAFNGYKVVYVPFENGRPAGKAQDVVTGFIEGDEARGRPVGVAIDGTGALLVADDAGNTVWRVAAADGSVTPRPIDTDRQSGDATTSGASPDADATEQSIQAGPSNDTEPEKPQTGDPLSPGPSQMEIAPAVLPREAVQ from the coding sequence ATGGGTAGGCCTGCTTCCCCCCGCGTACTCGCACTTGCCGTTGGCTCGGTTGTTACTTTCGCGCTTGCAGGCTGCGGCGACGACGGCGCCGATTTCGACGTCTCCCAGCAGATCGGCCCCGATCCGGTCTTGCCGGAACCCACCTCGGAGCTTTTTCCCGATATGAGAATCGCCGAGGTCGTCGGGTGGCGAGAAGGGGAGGCGCCCAAGGTGCCGGAGGGCCTTTCCGTCTCCGCTTATGCGACGAAGCTTGTCAACCCCCGCACGCTCCACACCCTGCCAAATGGCGACGTGCTTGTCGTCCAATCGCGTGAACCGCCCGGCAAGCCCACCACCCGGCCCAAGGACTTGATCCGCGGCTGGATCATGTCGATGGCGCGAGGCGGCGGCGGCCCCAAAGGGGAAAGCAATCTGATTACGCTGCTGCGGGACACCAACCGCGACGGTCAGGTCGACGAACGCAACAATCTTTTGACTGGCCTCAATTCTCCCTTCGGCCTCGCGTGGCATGGCGGAACGCTTTACGTGGCGGCGGCCGATGCGATCCTCGCCTACCCCTATGAACTCGGCCAGACGGCGATCAGCGGGACGCCACGCGTGCTGACCCCGCTTCCCGGCGGGCCTATCAACCACCATTGGACCAAGGATTTGGCACTCAGCCCGGACGGGCGCTACCTTTACGCCTCGGTCGGCTCCAACTCCAATGTAGCGGAACACGGATTGGAATCCGAAAAGGGCCGTGCGGCCATCTGGCAAGTGGATCGGGAAACGGGCGCTGCCCGCGTTTTTGCATCGGGGTTGCGCAACCCAAACGGTCTGATTTTCCACCCCCAGACCGGCGTTCTCTGGACCGTGGTCAACGAGCGAGACGAGCTCGGACCAAACCTCGTGCCGGACTATATGACGTCGGTGCAGGAAGGCGGCTTCTACGGCTGGCCCTGGAGCTACTTCGGCGATCACGTAGATGAACGGGTCCACCCGCCGCGCCCGAACATGGTCGAGAAGGCGATCGCACCCGACTACGCCCTTTCCAGTCACGTCGCAGCGCTGGGGCTGGTGTTCTCCAACGGCTCCGCTTTGCCGGAGCCTTTTGCCAATGGCGCCTTCATCGGGGAGCACGGCAGCTGGAATCGCAGCGCCTTCAATGGCTACAAGGTTGTCTATGTTCCGTTCGAGAATGGTCGTCCGGCGGGAAAGGCTCAGGATGTCGTGACGGGCTTCATCGAGGGTGATGAGGCGCGTGGCCGACCGGTCGGCGTCGCTATCGATGGCACCGGTGCGCTCCTCGTCGCCGACGATGCCGGCAACACTGTCTGGCGGGTTGCGGCCGCAGACGGATCTGTGACGCCGAGGCCGATCGACACGGATCGACAAAGTGGTGACGCGACGACGAGCGGCGCCAGCCCCGACGCCGACGCCACGGAACAATCTATACAGGCGGGGCCATCCAACGATACGGAACCGGAGAAGCCTCAAACGGGCGATCCGCTTTCCCCTGGACCATCTCAGATGGAGATCGCCCCGGCCGTACTGCCGAGGGAGGCGGTGCAGTAG
- a CDS encoding DUF2267 domain-containing protein, protein MSASGIAVFDKTLQTTNIWLDEIMEHQGPDRQRAWHILSAVLHTLRDRLSADLSAHLSAQLPLLVRGTYYDQYEPSRQPVQSRTLDEFLGRVKEELAFTRPVDAKEAVQTVFHVLSHHLDPGEVRKIRESLPQDIRALWPDPTQRQ, encoded by the coding sequence ATGAGTGCTTCCGGTATCGCCGTCTTCGACAAGACGCTCCAGACCACGAATATCTGGCTCGATGAAATCATGGAACACCAGGGGCCGGATCGTCAGCGCGCATGGCATATTCTGAGCGCTGTTCTTCACACCCTGCGCGATCGCTTGTCCGCCGACCTGTCGGCTCATCTTTCCGCGCAACTGCCGCTGCTCGTGCGGGGGACCTATTACGATCAATACGAGCCCTCCAGACAGCCGGTACAGTCGCGGACCCTGGACGAGTTCCTTGGCCGGGTGAAAGAGGAACTCGCGTTCACCCGCCCGGTCGATGCCAAGGAGGCGGTGCAAACGGTATTTCACGTGCTGTCGCACCACCTTGATCCCGGCGAAGTCCGCAAGATCCGCGAAAGTCTGCCCCAGGATATACGGGCACTCTGGCCAGACCCGACCCAGCGTCAATAG
- a CDS encoding c-type cytochrome has product MDLKNLDWITIAKVAGLVAGGMMVAGAAFTWSGIYNVAASKDHLGITTWIFEVVRERSIAVRSLSIEVPPLGNEGMIRLGASHYEGGCVPCHGRPDEKTNPIVTGMLPPPPNLEDVSKRRPPEEIFWIVKHGIKYTGMPAWPNPQRDDEIWAMTAFLANMPSSPSGYSDLARLTRDPVDNGEGLANGRAFTRCGRCHENEGIGTNGDHIPRLAGLSEDYLLRSLQEYARRTRASGAMEPVADLLDDSGMRGLAAYYAELRPAVKKSSAAHDPEQIRRGKAIANSGIPQQQVPACMSCHSGRQSPQFPLLAGQHAAYIAGQLRLWQKGGRGQTAYGRIMAAVARALDERQIEDVAAYLASLPSGYAQTAPLAEVGR; this is encoded by the coding sequence GTGGACCTGAAGAACCTGGACTGGATAACGATTGCGAAGGTCGCCGGCCTGGTCGCCGGCGGCATGATGGTCGCCGGCGCCGCGTTCACATGGTCAGGTATCTACAATGTTGCGGCCTCCAAGGACCACCTGGGAATTACGACCTGGATTTTCGAAGTGGTCCGCGAGCGTTCGATCGCCGTCCGGAGTTTGTCAATCGAGGTCCCGCCACTCGGGAACGAGGGGATGATCCGGCTTGGTGCTTCCCACTACGAAGGGGGCTGCGTGCCTTGTCATGGCCGTCCCGACGAAAAGACAAACCCGATCGTCACCGGCATGCTGCCCCCGCCGCCCAACCTCGAGGACGTCAGCAAACGGCGTCCACCGGAGGAGATCTTCTGGATCGTCAAGCATGGCATCAAATACACCGGCATGCCTGCATGGCCGAACCCGCAACGTGACGACGAAATCTGGGCAATGACGGCGTTCCTGGCGAACATGCCCTCCTCACCAAGCGGTTATTCGGACCTTGCGAGGCTCACACGCGACCCCGTCGACAATGGCGAGGGACTGGCAAACGGCCGCGCCTTTACCCGCTGCGGACGCTGTCATGAAAACGAAGGCATCGGCACGAATGGCGACCATATCCCGCGGCTGGCGGGACTGTCCGAGGACTATCTGCTTCGCAGCCTCCAGGAATATGCGCGGCGAACCCGGGCAAGTGGCGCAATGGAGCCCGTCGCCGATCTGTTGGACGACAGCGGAATGCGGGGGCTGGCGGCTTACTATGCGGAGCTTCGGCCGGCAGTGAAAAAGTCGTCCGCCGCGCACGACCCGGAGCAAATACGGCGCGGCAAAGCGATTGCAAACAGCGGCATTCCGCAACAGCAGGTGCCGGCCTGCATGAGCTGCCATTCGGGCCGCCAGTCACCCCAGTTTCCTCTCCTCGCGGGTCAGCATGCCGCCTATATCGCCGGGCAACTGCGCCTGTGGCAGAAAGGAGGACGTGGCCAGACCGCCTATGGAAGGATCATGGCGGCGGTCGCACGGGCGCTCGACGAGCGACAGATCGAAGACGTCGCGGCCTATCTGGCGTCGCTGCCTTCCGGATATGCACAGACCGCTCCTCTAGCAGAGGTGGGCCGATGA
- a CDS encoding cytochrome c oxidase assembly protein, which produces MGLLAIHMTMHILLMNLLAPLAAIATLRYGRERRQTTPGALGLATLAQLAALWGWHAPPLLDRAHESPAIHILMYASLFLTAFLFWRLVFRSNGEARWRPIVALLITSKFYCLLAVLFVFAPRVLYPNVAGAHSGHSAEALSATLADQQLAGLLMLAVCPATYVIAGIAIGARWLFAMETGEAHQRPKTGGEAWT; this is translated from the coding sequence ATGGGGCTGCTGGCAATCCACATGACGATGCACATCTTGCTGATGAACCTCCTCGCGCCGTTGGCAGCAATCGCAACCTTGCGTTATGGCCGCGAACGGCGGCAAACGACGCCAGGAGCGCTCGGACTGGCAACACTTGCGCAACTCGCCGCTCTGTGGGGCTGGCACGCTCCGCCCCTCCTCGACCGTGCCCACGAATCTCCTGCAATCCACATACTGATGTATGCCAGCCTCTTTCTCACCGCCTTCCTGTTCTGGCGGCTGGTGTTTCGCTCCAATGGCGAGGCTCGCTGGAGACCAATCGTTGCCCTCCTTATCACCAGCAAGTTCTACTGTTTGCTGGCGGTGCTTTTCGTTTTCGCGCCTCGCGTGCTCTATCCGAACGTCGCCGGCGCCCACTCGGGTCACAGTGCTGAGGCCCTGAGCGCAACACTGGCCGACCAACAGCTCGCGGGCCTCCTCATGTTGGCCGTCTGTCCGGCAACCTACGTCATTGCTGGGATCGCGATCGGCGCGCGTTGGTTGTTCGCAATGGAAACAGGTGAAGCCCATCAGAGGCCGAAAACAGGTGGAGAGGCGTGGACCTGA